In a genomic window of Hyphomonas sp.:
- a CDS encoding ThiF family adenylyltransferase, whose protein sequence is MTAWWADNQQRLESERTAIGELADASEWLHDVAWSFDNEFRMQVVFEIRLAHGVFPLRLIYHNTFPDTCPSVQPQDPSRMSGHQYGSRDLCLEIRPDNWLPAFTGANLIESAYNLLTEETPDEDGTVTAAPSAHNVPDTIASRHAVSRLYLSQSQFDMLRDETPDIAAGNLWVVWCGESFVIAHLAQASMGDWRWNDQSLPVALAEDAGRHSCVIAKTKVPRAALLGMAKKEQLFDLLGVDLSLDEASFWLFVVPEDGLPILYRQIEDVDGLIKYRTIMAPTDTASRSGELGTLLSSLRVTIIGLGSLGAKIAVSLARAGVGRFDLVDDDIIHAGNLERHDCDLRDIGLHKVDATARRIKLVSKEVNVTARKVSIGAQVSPTEMAAVNGALSDSDLIVDATANPEVLNHITSISLRSGGSVVWGGVYAGGIGGYMARSREGHEPTPHAIRQALNEFYDGVDDPPPVPAGAGYDGEDQAEIYVAADPAVSSVAAHISGLALDTLLKNDPSDYDDPVYLVGLKRAWIFESAFHVQPISVDAPIRMRTSSTVKSAEQEEFVNDLVKKKLDEIVDQSENA, encoded by the coding sequence GTGACGGCGTGGTGGGCTGATAATCAACAGCGGCTGGAGTCAGAGCGCACAGCGATTGGCGAATTAGCAGATGCGTCAGAATGGCTGCACGATGTAGCATGGTCGTTTGACAATGAATTTCGGATGCAAGTTGTTTTCGAGATACGCCTTGCTCATGGCGTGTTTCCGCTGCGTCTGATTTATCACAATACCTTTCCTGACACATGCCCGAGTGTTCAGCCGCAAGATCCAAGTCGAATGTCAGGGCATCAATACGGTAGTCGCGACCTCTGTCTTGAAATCCGACCGGACAATTGGCTGCCCGCATTCACAGGTGCAAATCTGATTGAGAGCGCCTATAATTTGTTGACTGAGGAAACGCCAGACGAAGACGGGACTGTCACGGCCGCACCATCTGCACACAATGTTCCAGACACCATTGCATCACGGCATGCCGTCAGCCGTCTTTACCTTTCCCAGTCTCAATTTGATATGCTCCGCGATGAAACGCCAGACATTGCTGCAGGCAACTTATGGGTCGTGTGGTGCGGAGAAAGTTTTGTAATCGCACATCTTGCACAAGCCTCCATGGGTGACTGGAGGTGGAACGACCAATCTCTGCCGGTAGCATTGGCAGAAGATGCGGGCAGGCATTCCTGTGTAATCGCAAAAACCAAGGTACCCCGCGCTGCCTTATTGGGTATGGCTAAGAAGGAGCAGCTTTTTGATCTGCTCGGAGTCGATTTATCCCTAGATGAGGCGTCGTTCTGGTTATTCGTCGTTCCTGAAGACGGGCTCCCAATCTTGTACAGGCAAATCGAAGATGTTGATGGGTTGATCAAATACAGAACCATAATGGCGCCGACTGATACCGCGTCACGATCCGGCGAATTGGGCACGCTTCTGTCTTCGCTTCGAGTGACAATCATTGGTTTGGGGTCACTTGGTGCAAAAATAGCTGTCTCGTTGGCGCGGGCTGGCGTCGGTCGTTTCGACCTTGTTGATGACGATATTATCCACGCGGGCAATCTGGAGCGTCATGATTGTGATTTGCGCGATATTGGGTTGCACAAAGTCGATGCTACAGCACGTCGGATCAAATTGGTTTCAAAAGAGGTAAACGTCACAGCAAGAAAAGTTTCAATTGGTGCGCAGGTCTCTCCGACTGAAATGGCAGCAGTTAATGGCGCACTGAGCGACAGTGATCTCATTGTTGATGCGACGGCCAACCCCGAAGTGCTTAATCATATCACGTCCATTAGTTTGCGCTCCGGAGGGTCGGTTGTTTGGGGCGGCGTATATGCTGGAGGCATCGGCGGCTACATGGCGCGATCTAGGGAGGGTCACGAGCCGACGCCTCACGCCATTAGGCAGGCGCTGAATGAATTCTATGACGGCGTTGATGATCCACCGCCAGTGCCCGCAGGTGCCGGTTATGACGGTGAGGATCAAGCAGAAATATATGTTGCCGCAGACCCGGCTGTGTCTTCCGTTGCTGCCCATATCAGTGGGTTAGCTCTCGATACATTATTGAAGAATGATCCGTCGGATTATGACGACCCCGTTTACCTAGTCGGGCTCAAACGAGCCTGGATATTTGAATCAGCTTTTCATGTTCAACCCATCAGCGTAGATGCGCCGATCCGCATGCGCACGAGCTCCACCGTAAAATCCGCGGAGCAGGAAGAATTTGTAAATGACCTTGTGAAGAAGAAACTGGATGAAATTGTCGATCAGTCAGAAAACGCTTGA
- a CDS encoding Mov34/MPN/PAD-1 family protein, translating to MKLSISQKTLDVWKEELLNAKHKEIGGVLFGEHVGDEEFRLIKFTTQRRRGGEASFKRKGREASRSLKRLSKAHGNDHSRFNYLGEWHSHPNAPAIPSTVDCRTMQSLLDDKTTIANFLVLMILRVNGQQELEVSASTFLASGHILECEIEIAD from the coding sequence ATGAAATTGTCGATCAGTCAGAAAACGCTTGATGTCTGGAAAGAAGAGCTTCTGAACGCAAAGCATAAAGAAATTGGCGGCGTGTTGTTCGGCGAGCATGTTGGTGATGAAGAATTTCGGCTGATCAAGTTCACCACTCAGCGCAGAAGAGGCGGTGAAGCTTCATTCAAACGCAAGGGGCGAGAAGCCAGCCGGAGTCTGAAACGGCTCAGCAAGGCGCATGGAAATGATCACAGCCGATTCAACTATCTCGGGGAATGGCACTCGCATCCAAATGCGCCCGCCATTCCAAGCACAGTAGACTGTCGGACCATGCAGAGCTTGCTCGATGACAAGACGACAATTGCCAATTTTCTGGTCCTCATGATTCTACGCGTAAATGGTCAGCAGGAATTGGAAGTGTCAGCGAGCACATTCTTGGCGTCCGGACACATATTGGAATGCGAAATTGAAATAGCGGATTAA
- a CDS encoding DUF6602 domain-containing protein: MTTWNLKELLGDLHEDIQNKLHRARKNIGHPGEKGDASEDVWLELFQHYLPARYHAIKAHVVDSEGTFSDQIDVVIFDRQYSPFIHKFQNSTVIPAESVYAVFEAKQTMNAELVEYAQNKVASVRKLKRTSLPIPHAGGEYPAKPPFHILGGLLTFESDWSPPFGDSFTKAVTAENDRLLDLGCVASHGFFHRHRKTGEYSIDTDRKPATGFLFRLISQLQLAGTVPMIDVEAYADWLTD; this comes from the coding sequence ATGACCACATGGAATCTGAAAGAGTTGTTGGGCGACCTGCACGAAGACATCCAAAACAAATTACACCGTGCCAGAAAGAACATTGGTCATCCTGGTGAGAAAGGCGACGCTAGCGAGGACGTCTGGCTGGAACTTTTTCAACACTATCTGCCGGCGCGATATCATGCGATCAAAGCTCATGTGGTCGACAGCGAAGGTACATTCAGCGATCAAATTGATGTTGTTATATTTGACCGCCAGTATTCGCCTTTCATTCACAAATTTCAAAACTCGACGGTGATTCCTGCCGAAAGCGTGTATGCGGTTTTCGAAGCCAAACAGACGATGAACGCTGAGCTCGTCGAATATGCTCAGAACAAGGTCGCGAGCGTTCGCAAACTCAAGAGAACGAGTCTGCCAATACCACATGCTGGGGGTGAATATCCTGCCAAGCCCCCGTTCCACATTCTGGGTGGATTGCTAACCTTCGAGTCAGATTGGAGTCCGCCATTCGGTGATTCATTTACGAAAGCGGTGACTGCAGAGAACGATAGATTGCTCGACCTTGGATGTGTCGCATCACATGGCTTCTTTCATCGCCATCGAAAAACGGGCGAGTACTCAATAGACACCGACAGAAAACCGGCTACAGGATTCCTGTTTCGTTTAATTTCCCAACTTCAGCTTGCAGGTACCGTTCCAATGATAGACGTCGAGGCTTATGCGGATTGGCTTACGGACTAA
- a CDS encoding tyrosine-type recombinase/integrase, giving the protein MTKTIKLTTKFIETFEPAGKTTVVWDVMPTGFGVRFYKSGKIAFIVQKRVGSGRLAKQRKMTIGTYPEINLVRARTLALEAIAKFQMGGDPVQEEVDRQEEARLAKAAELSVAELTERWLATDALRSRMRGPRFGTLRKAKDVRSNANQIKRHVIPLIGTIKLSDVTRKTIMKMQDDIAAGKTAKRVKTGPRGIARVTGGEGTAGKAVRLMGTIFNYAVREGLLDKNPASNIPIAPSRKVERYLSTEEQARLEAVLQSMENIAKYEKGCAMIRVLMLTGCRKNEIETLKWSDIDFERGFVKFSKSKTGAKVIPFARAALDIIEAQPRLNSTPYVFPSTKINDYYKGIPKIWLEVRKRAKIEDCRLHDLRHNFASIAASNGASLPMIGALLGHTQAQTTARYAHLTRHSLHELAEQVSATIGERSGSVQN; this is encoded by the coding sequence ATGACTAAAACAATCAAACTCACCACGAAGTTCATCGAGACATTTGAGCCAGCAGGAAAGACAACTGTTGTCTGGGACGTCATGCCAACCGGCTTTGGCGTGCGGTTCTACAAGTCAGGAAAGATTGCTTTCATTGTTCAAAAGCGCGTCGGATCAGGCCGGCTTGCGAAGCAGCGAAAGATGACGATCGGGACTTACCCGGAGATAAATCTAGTGCGCGCCAGAACGCTTGCCCTAGAAGCAATTGCCAAATTCCAGATGGGTGGTGACCCTGTTCAGGAAGAGGTCGATCGCCAGGAAGAGGCACGTCTTGCGAAAGCAGCCGAGCTTAGCGTCGCCGAGCTGACCGAAAGATGGCTCGCCACAGACGCGCTACGGTCCCGGATGCGCGGCCCCCGTTTCGGCACGTTGCGTAAAGCCAAAGACGTCAGATCGAACGCCAACCAGATCAAGCGCCATGTCATCCCCTTGATCGGGACAATAAAGCTCTCGGATGTCACGCGAAAGACCATCATGAAGATGCAAGACGATATCGCAGCGGGCAAGACAGCCAAGAGGGTGAAAACCGGTCCGCGAGGCATAGCCCGTGTTACCGGCGGTGAAGGCACAGCAGGAAAAGCGGTTCGACTTATGGGAACAATCTTCAACTACGCAGTACGGGAGGGATTGCTCGACAAAAATCCGGCCTCCAACATACCGATCGCGCCATCTCGCAAAGTCGAGCGATATCTCAGCACGGAAGAACAGGCGAGGCTGGAGGCTGTTCTTCAGTCGATGGAGAACATAGCCAAGTACGAAAAAGGATGCGCCATGATCCGCGTGCTCATGCTGACGGGATGCCGTAAGAATGAGATCGAAACGCTTAAATGGTCCGACATCGATTTTGAGCGCGGCTTTGTGAAATTCAGCAAGTCAAAAACCGGCGCGAAAGTAATTCCATTCGCCCGCGCCGCGCTCGACATTATCGAAGCGCAGCCGCGTCTTAACAGTACGCCCTATGTCTTTCCATCAACAAAGATCAACGACTACTACAAGGGTATTCCGAAAATCTGGCTTGAGGTCCGCAAGAGAGCAAAAATTGAGGATTGTCGACTTCACGATTTGAGACACAACTTCGCGAGCATCGCCGCTTCAAATGGCGCTAGCTTGCCAATGATCGGTGCGTTGTTAGGGCATACGCAGGCTCAAACAACTGCACGATATGCTCACCTAACCAGACATTCTTTGCATGAATTGGCCGAACAAGTTTCTGCTACTATCGGCGAACGCAGCGGTTCGGTACAAAACTGA
- a CDS encoding MarR family winged helix-turn-helix transcriptional regulator, whose translation MSEPNRATQAAWAALISTSRKLLEAVEAALKSAGHPPLSWYDALLELEKAGPEGLRPFELKNRLLLPQYGTSRLLDRMVKAGLVKRQDCEGDGRGQIVVISEQGRSIRRAMWPIYARVLSDAIGSKLTTKEAMKLTRLLSAL comes from the coding sequence ATGAGTGAACCTAATAGAGCGACCCAAGCTGCCTGGGCGGCTTTGATATCAACCAGCCGCAAGCTGCTGGAAGCGGTTGAGGCTGCCCTCAAATCGGCCGGACATCCGCCGCTTTCATGGTATGATGCATTACTTGAACTTGAGAAGGCAGGCCCAGAAGGCCTGCGCCCGTTTGAACTCAAGAACCGACTTCTGCTGCCTCAATACGGCACGTCGAGACTGTTGGACCGCATGGTGAAGGCAGGATTGGTGAAGCGGCAGGATTGTGAGGGCGACGGCCGCGGGCAGATCGTCGTTATATCAGAACAGGGGCGATCCATCCGGCGGGCTATGTGGCCCATCTATGCCCGGGTCCTATCCGACGCAATCGGATCGAAGTTGACAACTAAAGAAGCAATGAAGCTTACGAGGTTACTGTCGGCGCTATAG